The Lytechinus pictus isolate F3 Inbred chromosome 17, Lp3.0, whole genome shotgun sequence genome contains a region encoding:
- the LOC129267454 gene encoding uncharacterized protein LOC129267454: MALTIHQLQVSRGRKEKSQRRYWVRPWIGRRRQFGLYDQLLVELRNEDQAAFKNFMRMPPEMFDELLTRVGPSITKQNTTYRDALNPGLKLALTLRHLASGTKYRSMSYGWRIPHNTISLLIPEVCQAIIEEYKGEMMKCPTTPNEWRAISDQFMEKWNFPHICGALDRKHVSCKCPPNSGSLYYNYKGFYSVVLMALVDADYRFILVDIGGMGSASYAQIYNASELRECVEDGSLGLPDPDPLPNDNQDVPYFFVGDDAFALRPNMMKPYSLRGMTQSERIFNYRLSRARRVVENAFGILSNRFEVLLTTMQQQPATVKLIVTACIILHNLMKTRYPGMQNQQLGRAENLGHDYVPGAWRSSLNMQDTISVAGSNTSSREGKMQRNLIKHWVNSEAGAVPWQDKMI; this comes from the coding sequence ATGGCACTGACTATTCACCAACTACAAGTCTccagagggagaaaggaaaaaagtcaACGAAGATACTGGGTCCGACCCTGGATCGGAAGGAGAAGACAGTTTGGCTTGTATGATCAACTTCTTGTAGAGCTCCGCAACGAAGACCAGGCAgccttcaaaaatttcatgcgAATGCCACCAGAGATGTTCGACGAACTGCTAACAAGAGTGGGCCCGAGTATCACCAAACAGAATACAACCTACAGAGATGCCCTCAATCCTGGACTGAAGCTTGCTCTCACCCTTCGACATCTTGCGTCTGGGACCAAGTATCGCTCAATGTCCTATGGATGGAGAATCCCTCACAATACCATATCCCTGCTCATCCCAGAAGTGTGCCAGGCCATCATCGAAGAGTACAAGGGTGAGATGATGAAGTGCCCCACCACTCCCAATGAGTGGCGTGCCATATCTGACCAGTTCATGGAGAAGTGGAACTTCCCCCATATCTGTGGTGCACTCGATAGAAAGCATGTCAGCTGCAAATGTCCTCCAAACAGTGGTTCTCTTTACTATAACTACAAAGGATTCTACTCCGTTGTCCTCATGGCGCTTGTGGATGCTGATTATCGCTTCATCTTGGTAGACATTGGTGGTATGGGATCGGCATCGTACGCTCAGATCTACAATGCTTCTGAGCTGAGAGAATGTGTTGAAGATGGCAGTTTAGGTCTCCCGGATCCAGATCCTCTTCCCAACGACAACCAGGATGTACCATACTTTTTCGTCGGCGACGATGCATTCGCTCTACGCCCTAACATGATGAAGCCGTACAGTCTTAGAGGTATGACGCAGTCGGAGCGCATCTTCAATTATCGGCTTTCCCGAGCCAGAAGGGTTGTCGAAAATGCCTTCGGCATTCTTTCCAACAGGTTTGAAGTTCTCCTGACCACAATGCAGCAGCAGCCAGCTACCGTCAAGCTCATTGTCACGGCATGCATCATCCTCCACAACTTGATGAAGACAAGGTACCCAGGTATGCAGAACCAGCAGCTTGGCCGTGCCGAGAATCTTGGGCATGACTACGTCCCAGGAGCATGGAGATCAAGCCTTAACATGCAAGACACCATCTCTGTCGCTGGCAGCAATACCTCCAGCAGGGAAGGAAAAATGCAGAGGAATCTTATCAAGCACTGGGTCAACTCCGAAGCCGGTGCCGTTCCATGGCAGGACAAAATGATATAG